In Halorhabdus rudnickae, the following proteins share a genomic window:
- a CDS encoding S8 family serine peptidase, translating into MSHRGIGTTVLVAIVIIVAALVVPPAVGAVGLADGPASVAADASASQDNETNGVEHVAKIVEFKDKSVRDTMVMPDGIEVTGGTDVDFIPVAFAEGPPAAFETLERRPGVVRVLDDGRVRIEPPNETESTVSTSDEATTASQLVPWGIDRISAPSAWGSVSNDAVGQVDVAVLDTGIDFRHDDLDVAWGANFANGVEEYGRYAGLDNQGHGTAVAGVVAAADDGNGVVGVSPGVDVYSVKVLNESGVGRLSWIIDGIDASLKGQDGTLGTDDDADVLSLSLGSFGGYSSYQNWINDASDHAVVVAAAGNSGDDDVSTDEVTYPARYDGAIAVAATDQLNETWDYSAEGDTVELAAPGVDITTTGRGGGLVSVSGTSLATPHVSGVAALVIAQDLEDGSQDLSPAEVRTRLQDAAVDIEADGIDRRSGHGLVVATEAVEGSPADGATFSIEGLSPGGTSVVQGEMVTVSGIVTNTGSETGTETVELRLDGQTIDSESVSLAPGGSTTVSFPGFHTTNLNPGTHSYSVTSPHDERTSTLTVLEPATFELSALEPGNITVTAGESVDISATVTNTGDVSDTKTAEVRVDGETVDSESVSLGAGTSESVSFTISTDGNEVGTVEYGVYTPDGEVVGSLTVGASETLSIEGPKQVHAPAGTTANLTYTVVNEGVTQPSSGSVQLTSIPDSLEVIGSNFSLLGVSEPVPGPGESADVTFRLDVPEVANGSYPVTVNASLGSVSISTVTEITTNEQWYVPYVTDKNVVDANGINAAIKDYLEGDLTDRRLNTVVTSYLNGTPIE; encoded by the coding sequence ATGTCACACCGGGGTATCGGGACGACAGTCTTGGTAGCTATAGTTATAATTGTCGCCGCATTGGTGGTTCCACCGGCTGTCGGAGCAGTCGGACTCGCCGATGGACCTGCCTCCGTGGCAGCGGACGCGAGTGCTTCACAGGACAACGAGACGAACGGGGTCGAACACGTCGCGAAGATCGTCGAATTCAAAGACAAGTCTGTCCGGGATACGATGGTGATGCCGGACGGGATCGAAGTGACCGGCGGTACCGATGTCGACTTCATTCCAGTAGCGTTCGCCGAGGGGCCGCCGGCCGCCTTTGAGACGCTCGAACGCCGGCCAGGCGTCGTCCGGGTTCTCGACGACGGTCGCGTCAGGATCGAACCGCCGAACGAGACAGAGTCGACGGTCTCGACATCCGACGAAGCCACCACGGCCAGTCAGCTGGTCCCATGGGGGATCGACCGGATCTCGGCACCGTCAGCATGGGGATCTGTCTCGAATGATGCCGTGGGACAGGTCGACGTTGCGGTACTCGATACTGGGATCGACTTCAGGCACGATGATCTAGATGTGGCGTGGGGAGCGAACTTCGCCAACGGGGTTGAAGAGTACGGTCGGTACGCTGGACTGGACAATCAGGGCCACGGGACCGCTGTGGCCGGCGTTGTCGCCGCTGCTGACGACGGGAATGGCGTCGTAGGTGTTTCTCCCGGGGTCGACGTGTACTCGGTGAAAGTTCTGAACGAGAGCGGAGTGGGGCGCCTCAGCTGGATCATCGACGGTATTGACGCATCGTTGAAGGGCCAAGACGGGACGCTCGGGACCGACGACGACGCCGATGTCCTGTCGCTCAGTCTGGGATCCTTTGGTGGGTATTCCTCCTACCAAAACTGGATAAACGACGCGAGTGATCACGCTGTCGTCGTCGCCGCGGCGGGCAATTCCGGCGACGACGATGTGTCCACTGATGAAGTCACGTATCCAGCTCGGTACGACGGGGCGATCGCCGTCGCAGCCACCGATCAGTTGAACGAAACGTGGGACTACAGTGCTGAAGGTGATACGGTCGAACTGGCTGCGCCCGGGGTCGATATCACCACGACCGGGAGAGGTGGTGGGCTTGTCAGCGTTTCGGGTACCTCTCTGGCTACTCCGCACGTGTCCGGCGTAGCCGCTCTCGTGATCGCACAGGATCTCGAAGATGGGAGCCAGGACTTGTCACCGGCCGAGGTCCGGACCCGGTTGCAGGACGCCGCGGTCGACATTGAGGCTGACGGGATCGACAGGCGCAGCGGCCACGGCCTGGTCGTCGCGACTGAGGCGGTGGAGGGCAGCCCGGCCGATGGTGCTACGTTCTCGATCGAGGGTCTTTCCCCCGGCGGGACGTCTGTCGTCCAGGGTGAGATGGTGACTGTTTCCGGGATCGTCACAAACACCGGCTCGGAAACCGGCACGGAGACGGTCGAACTCCGTCTCGATGGGCAGACGATCGATAGCGAGTCCGTCTCCCTTGCGCCCGGAGGCAGTACGACAGTCTCCTTTCCTGGGTTCCACACGACCAATCTGAATCCGGGGACACACTCGTATTCGGTTACTAGTCCCCACGACGAGCGGACGAGCACGCTGACGGTCCTCGAACCGGCTACGTTCGAGCTGTCGGCCCTCGAACCCGGAAACATCACGGTGACTGCCGGTGAATCTGTCGACATCTCGGCGACTGTGACCAATACCGGTGACGTCTCGGATACGAAAACGGCCGAGGTACGCGTCGACGGAGAGACAGTCGACAGCGAATCGGTCTCGCTCGGGGCCGGTACCAGCGAGTCGGTATCGTTCACGATTTCGACCGACGGAAACGAGGTCGGGACGGTCGAATACGGTGTCTACACCCCCGACGGCGAGGTAGTCGGGTCGTTGACGGTCGGTGCCTCCGAGACGCTTTCGATCGAGGGGCCGAAACAGGTTCATGCCCCAGCGGGGACGACCGCGAACCTGACTTACACAGTGGTTAACGAAGGGGTTACCCAGCCGAGTTCCGGGTCGGTTCAGCTCACGTCCATCCCGGATTCCCTTGAGGTCATTGGCAGTAACTTCTCTCTGCTGGGCGTTTCAGAGCCGGTCCCAGGACCGGGCGAATCGGCCGACGTGACGTTCCGTCTCGACGTGCCGGAGGTGGCCAATGGCTCCTATCCTGTGACCGTTAACGCGTCGTTGGGATCAGTGTCTATCTCGACCGTCACAGAGATAACCACGAACGAGCAATGGTACGTGCCCTACGTCACTGACAAGAACGTGGTCGACGCCAACGGGATCAACGCGGCGATCAAGGACTATCTCGAAGGGGATCTCACCGATCGACGGCTCAATACCGTCGTGACGTCGTACCTCAATGGGACGCCCATCGAGTAA
- a CDS encoding DUF7827 domain-containing protein, whose product MSRSKRILVVVAAVTCVLAGATPALAAPGDGEIQQSVFRENIDDVVEIPIDISDGGKATLTATGGTYERSVTVADTNGDGEVVVKLNTHAERTGRGAGYTAVAPDRVLTRTERTGGMTTGNHMLELSIDGTHRDTSLLRIVEAEARSARTVAAPGDFNVTDGTLFGSLPTVESVATGDLGVVAFDADGLTGPMNVENPPGENLVYADPATPKEPTRHTARVEAGDRNETFKTVKITYATESGAVPRQLTGMNVQRVSIDSDGDGRPDRTLTGSVTGTTVGEAGTATVSFTDRHTLGANETLYLEYDGLTNPSTDGTYAVSVTVGEHTHTGEVAYGPAGDGVFGNGVDVTVADEAGMFVDPMPFEYVLDGEVDTLYVTLPTDEPDTMDVRLSKPNPTDGATDSLSTSVEVVPRSISFDDHDLEDGKLTVFGSSTLAPGSDVELYMHAENQFTSRLYDVRAVVNEQRGFQTSVDVSDLRDDTTVRVTPQADDLQGTSYRFTLAEAS is encoded by the coding sequence ATGAGCAGATCCAAGCGGATCCTCGTCGTTGTGGCCGCCGTCACGTGTGTTTTGGCGGGGGCTACACCCGCCCTGGCGGCGCCGGGCGACGGCGAGATTCAGCAGAGCGTTTTCCGGGAGAATATCGATGACGTCGTCGAGATCCCGATCGACATCTCCGACGGCGGTAAGGCGACACTGACGGCCACGGGTGGGACCTACGAGCGGTCGGTCACCGTCGCCGACACTAACGGGGACGGAGAAGTCGTGGTCAAACTAAACACGCACGCCGAACGCACCGGTCGCGGAGCCGGTTATACGGCCGTCGCACCCGATAGGGTCCTCACGCGCACCGAGCGGACCGGTGGGATGACGACCGGCAACCACATGCTCGAACTCTCGATCGACGGCACCCATCGGGATACGTCTCTCCTCCGGATCGTCGAGGCAGAAGCCCGGAGCGCCCGGACAGTCGCCGCGCCAGGCGACTTCAACGTCACGGACGGCACGCTCTTCGGTTCGCTCCCGACCGTCGAATCCGTCGCGACTGGAGACTTGGGCGTCGTGGCCTTCGATGCCGACGGCCTAACGGGTCCGATGAACGTCGAAAACCCGCCGGGCGAAAATCTCGTGTACGCCGACCCGGCCACGCCGAAAGAACCGACTCGACACACCGCCCGTGTCGAGGCTGGCGACCGAAACGAGACGTTCAAGACTGTCAAAATAACCTACGCGACGGAGAGCGGCGCCGTTCCCAGGCAGTTGACGGGGATGAATGTCCAGCGCGTGAGTATCGACAGCGACGGTGACGGTCGCCCAGACCGTACCCTGACCGGATCAGTAACCGGTACGACTGTGGGCGAAGCCGGAACGGCGACCGTCTCGTTCACTGACCGGCACACGCTCGGGGCCAACGAGACGCTGTACCTTGAGTACGACGGGCTCACAAACCCGTCGACGGACGGGACGTATGCAGTCTCCGTTACAGTCGGTGAGCACACGCACACGGGTGAGGTTGCCTACGGGCCGGCCGGCGACGGCGTCTTCGGCAACGGCGTCGACGTGACCGTCGCGGACGAGGCCGGGATGTTCGTCGATCCAATGCCGTTCGAGTACGTCCTTGACGGCGAGGTCGACACGCTTTACGTCACGCTGCCCACGGACGAGCCAGACACGATGGACGTGCGTCTAAGCAAGCCGAACCCGACGGACGGGGCGACTGATTCGCTGTCGACGAGCGTCGAGGTCGTCCCGCGCTCGATCTCGTTCGACGATCACGACCTCGAAGACGGCAAGTTGACGGTCTTCGGGTCGAGTACGCTCGCACCCGGGAGCGACGTCGAGCTATACATGCACGCCGAGAACCAGTTCACGTCCAGGCTATACGACGTGCGTGCGGTCGTCAACGAACAGAGAGGTTTTCAGACGAGCGTCGACGTCAGCGACCTCCGAGATGACACGACCGTGCGTGTAACGCCCCAAGCGGACGACCTGCAAGGGACGAGCTATCGATTCACGCTTGCCGAAGCCTCCTGA